One region of Metallosphaera sedula DSM 5348 genomic DNA includes:
- a CDS encoding universal stress protein yields the protein MFDSILVPFDGSEHSKRALQVAIDIAKRYGSVIYVIEVVDEAIFYGSGVLPPLNAVKAMEKKAKDDLDYALKEITNAGLKGVGEALEGDPASVILDYVQKNDIKLIVMGSRGLSTMKRVLLGSVSTRVVQESKVPVLVVR from the coding sequence ATGTTCGATTCAATTCTCGTGCCATTCGATGGATCTGAACACTCAAAGAGGGCTCTTCAGGTTGCCATAGACATTGCGAAGAGGTATGGTAGTGTGATATATGTTATAGAAGTAGTAGATGAGGCCATATTCTACGGCTCCGGCGTCTTACCTCCTTTGAATGCCGTAAAGGCCATGGAGAAAAAGGCAAAAGATGACTTAGATTACGCGTTAAAGGAGATAACAAATGCGGGACTGAAGGGTGTAGGTGAGGCATTGGAAGGGGATCCGGCTAGCGTTATACTTGATTATGTTCAGAAGAACGATATAAAGCTAATAGTGATGGGAAGCAGGGGACTATCTACGATGAAAAGAGTCCTGTTGGGGAGTGTCTCTACCAGGGTTGTCCAGGAGTCTAAAGTCCCAGTCCTGGTAGTTAGATGA
- a CDS encoding glycosyltransferase family 4 protein — MRIAINTQTPPIRFNFTYKELLERYGEVPIPLDLSSLSDQDYQISVGGVARMMMSLVKTSGFERSRWVALGPGYPPQVVLEGIDIHFIDLPPTLLSSYTRFKEGLYNEAHGMYNYNIVGSDYIAYASYNWHSALKLLEFYSDTDVYLINDFQQLLVGGIIGPSAPAVLWYHIPFVPERLSDRVREFLVRAFEGFDLIISSTKRDLEGLVRSGAKVKARQIYPFIDPSAYSHVSKSEVESVSEKFGIKEDDKVVLLVGRMDPIKSQDIAIKAIKNTNLKLVVAGNGSFTSKSLGHDKASIWARKLRDLVVELGVQDKVIFTGYVSDHELMALYQRSDVVTLTSRSEGFGLTICEAWNYKKPVVVSEGAGVSELIINGVNGYTFSPDKPDQMSWALVEAVKNYDKLGQRGYETLPQCSVQTASGKVKEALEEAQRGYIHSK; from the coding sequence ATGAGAATTGCCATTAATACTCAAACTCCTCCAATCCGTTTCAACTTCACCTACAAGGAACTCTTGGAGAGATATGGAGAAGTTCCAATCCCACTGGATCTGAGCTCACTTTCTGACCAAGATTATCAGATCTCAGTGGGCGGAGTAGCTAGGATGATGATGTCCCTAGTCAAAACCTCAGGATTTGAGAGGAGCAGATGGGTAGCCTTAGGACCTGGATACCCTCCTCAGGTTGTGCTGGAAGGAATAGATATTCACTTCATCGATTTACCTCCAACTCTTCTATCCAGTTACACCAGATTCAAGGAAGGATTATACAATGAAGCTCACGGCATGTACAACTATAATATCGTTGGCTCAGACTACATAGCTTATGCCTCCTACAACTGGCATTCTGCCCTTAAACTCCTGGAATTCTATTCTGATACAGACGTATATCTGATAAATGATTTCCAGCAGTTACTCGTGGGAGGGATAATTGGCCCATCAGCTCCCGCAGTCCTATGGTACCATATTCCCTTTGTGCCAGAGAGGTTAAGTGATAGGGTCAGAGAGTTCCTAGTTAGGGCATTTGAGGGTTTCGATCTGATCATATCCAGTACAAAACGTGACCTAGAGGGCTTAGTCAGATCAGGTGCCAAGGTGAAAGCTAGACAAATATATCCCTTCATAGATCCCTCAGCTTACTCCCACGTAAGCAAGAGCGAAGTCGAATCTGTTTCAGAGAAATTTGGGATCAAAGAGGATGATAAGGTAGTCCTGTTAGTGGGAAGAATGGACCCGATAAAGAGTCAGGACATAGCGATTAAGGCTATCAAAAACACCAACTTGAAGCTGGTAGTGGCAGGGAACGGAAGTTTCACCAGTAAGAGCCTTGGCCATGATAAGGCTAGTATTTGGGCAAGAAAGCTAAGGGACTTAGTGGTGGAGCTAGGAGTTCAGGATAAGGTCATTTTCACAGGATATGTGAGCGACCATGAACTAATGGCTTTATATCAAAGAAGCGACGTGGTCACTTTGACCTCAAGAAGCGAGGGGTTTGGGTTAACAATATGTGAAGCGTGGAATTACAAGAAGCCAGTGGTAGTAAGCGAGGGAGCCGGCGTAAGTGAGTTGATCATAAATGGGGTGAATGGATACACTTTTTCGCCTGATAAACCAGATCAAATGTCATGGGCTTTGGTGGAAGCGGTAAAGAATTACGACAAGTTAGGTCAAAGAGGTTATGAGACATTGCCACAATGTTCCGTACAAACAGCGTCAGGAAAAGTAAAGGAAGCATTAGAGGAGGCTCAAAGAGGTTACATTCATAGCAAGTAA
- a CDS encoding phosphate-starvation-inducible PsiE family protein has protein sequence MKIISSSLVFKTVSVIVQILLLIGLGFTVISTAVQIVTAFQAGLIYVASVILENVLLIIVFLEVYLSALDFFRGKGRSVVYVIDAMISFVSREIIIEILAPPFNYTDLLTLGSLIVAGSLARYVISRKGKKRLGQRQLTRKKAR, from the coding sequence GTGAAAATAATTAGCAGTTCACTTGTCTTTAAAACAGTATCAGTAATAGTGCAGATTCTGCTCCTAATAGGCTTAGGGTTCACAGTTATCAGCACTGCAGTTCAGATAGTTACGGCATTTCAAGCGGGGTTGATCTACGTTGCCTCTGTGATTCTTGAGAATGTACTCTTAATTATCGTTTTCCTAGAAGTATATCTAAGTGCCCTAGACTTCTTTAGGGGAAAAGGAAGGAGTGTTGTCTACGTTATAGACGCGATGATATCCTTTGTATCTAGAGAAATTATCATCGAGATACTTGCTCCTCCCTTTAACTATACTGATCTGTTAACTCTTGGAAGCCTCATAGTTGCCGGGTCCTTAGCAAGATATGTTATATCTAGGAAGGGAAAAAAGAGGCTCGGTCAACGTCAGCTCACCAGGAAAAAGGCGAGGTAA
- a CDS encoding nucleotide-binding protein, which translates to MIRIAVIGAKGGVGKSTVVNGIAKVLSARHRVTILDISSSRTLCNIHGIRGSLEDGHDYMIDQGNLKIVSMSSQLSSSFNLSKIKDKYDEIISETDYLIIDYGVHIYDKIVSGEMLAFYGVKSDPTHVIAVSSPQEFVIMSTEKNDRIIY; encoded by the coding sequence ATGATTAGAATAGCCGTCATCGGAGCTAAGGGCGGTGTAGGGAAATCAACTGTAGTAAATGGAATTGCAAAGGTGTTATCGGCAAGACATAGGGTAACAATACTGGATATCAGTTCGTCTCGGACACTATGTAATATTCATGGGATTCGGGGTAGTTTGGAAGATGGTCATGATTACATGATAGACCAGGGGAACCTTAAGATAGTTTCCATGTCCTCTCAGCTTTCTTCCTCTTTTAACTTGAGTAAAATTAAAGACAAGTATGATGAAATAATCTCAGAGACAGACTATTTAATTATCGATTACGGTGTTCACATATATGACAAAATAGTTTCCGGAGAGATGCTCGCATTTTATGGTGTTAAGAGTGATCCCACGCATGTTATAGCTGTCAGTAGTCCTCAAGAGTTTGTAATAATGTCCACTGAAAAAAATGATCGAATCATATATTGA
- a CDS encoding cob(I)yrinic acid a,c-diamide adenosyltransferase → MSGKWYTGTGDSGLTRIPSIGQVWKDDKLVEALGNLDELNSVLGVVVSLYPELRDPIQDIQRDIFEISSEIAGFDMGFEKDKIEKIEKLIDIYGNQLDPLKNFVLPGGHLASSFLHLARAVCRRAERSVVSLYRENRTRESHVIYLNRLSSLLFVLGLWVNKKTGNQDVIWKGKSK, encoded by the coding sequence TTGTCGGGAAAGTGGTACACGGGCACAGGTGATTCAGGTCTCACAAGGATCCCATCCATAGGACAAGTCTGGAAAGACGACAAGCTTGTGGAAGCGTTGGGCAACCTAGACGAGTTAAACTCGGTCCTGGGGGTGGTGGTATCCCTATACCCTGAGCTAAGGGATCCAATTCAAGATATACAGAGGGATATCTTTGAGATCTCTTCAGAAATTGCTGGATTTGACATGGGATTTGAGAAGGATAAAATCGAGAAGATAGAGAAATTAATTGATATCTACGGAAATCAGCTTGATCCCCTAAAGAACTTCGTCTTACCCGGTGGGCATCTTGCCTCATCCTTTCTACATTTAGCCAGAGCTGTGTGTAGGAGGGCAGAGAGAAGTGTAGTCAGTCTTTATCGAGAGAATAGAACCAGAGAGAGCCACGTTATTTACCTGAATAGACTTTCAAGCTTACTATTTGTTCTGGGACTCTGGGTTAACAAGAAGACAGGAAACCAGGACGTGATCTGGAAAGGTAAAAGCAAATGA
- a CDS encoding indolepyruvate oxidoreductase subunit beta, protein MDKLSVLIAGIGGQGVVTLGKIIAEAFASKGYRVFEAETHGLSQRGGAVNVHVRIGNVEAPLIPRGGADIMIALEATEALRNVEYLSREGEIFLNASVKPPSLPKVQEYDVRMIIERLRDWKVHVLDCNELVGKAGKCNTALLGVVYQARFSQYLERDDFLSVLRDENNRNSFLAGVRFWERSKEKALMTQ, encoded by the coding sequence ATGGACAAGCTAAGCGTATTAATAGCTGGAATAGGGGGTCAGGGAGTTGTTACGTTGGGTAAAATCATAGCTGAGGCCTTTGCGAGTAAGGGTTACAGAGTCTTCGAAGCTGAGACTCACGGTCTTTCCCAGAGAGGAGGTGCAGTTAACGTTCACGTTAGGATCGGAAACGTGGAGGCTCCGCTCATACCTCGCGGAGGGGCAGATATAATGATAGCATTAGAGGCAACGGAGGCGCTCAGGAATGTAGAGTATCTTTCAAGGGAAGGAGAGATTTTCCTAAATGCGTCAGTGAAACCGCCTTCCCTCCCTAAGGTCCAGGAATATGACGTTAGAATGATAATCGAGAGGTTAAGGGACTGGAAAGTACATGTCTTGGATTGCAATGAACTCGTAGGGAAAGCAGGTAAGTGTAACACTGCTCTTCTTGGAGTAGTTTATCAAGCGAGGTTCTCTCAGTACCTGGAGAGGGATGATTTCCTCTCGGTCTTGAGGGATGAAAATAACAGGAACTCCTTCCTGGCTGGGGTCAGGTTCTGGGAAAGAAGCAAGGAAAAGGCCTTAATGACGCAGTAG
- a CDS encoding thiamine pyrophosphate-dependent enzyme, which yields MVMLVVKPSLMLGNEAIAYGALASGVAVAAGYPGTPSTEIIETLMKFKDVYTEWSSNEKVAFETGFGAAIMGARALVTMKHVGMNVASDSLMSSSYTGVSGALVVVSAGDPGMWSSQSEQDTRYYGLMGMIPVLEPFNPQSAHDLTVEAFNLSSEVGHPVIISTNTRISHVRSQVNVIPRREPVYGKFQKNPGRYSLVPEVSRRDREEQLNRWEKIKSLTAHLVESRGEGKVAVVGVGISYSYALEALRELKAEQVKVIGVSCSVPLPEKILDYLTDVEKVLVIEELDPVVENQLKSMILDQGLHVKVDGKKLTGYAGEMSLERVSRAIAKFLGIEEEPQLDQILKAPVDVPKRPPAMCPGCPHRSSFFFLKKGLSLGGISSTFYSGDIGCYSLGVLPPFNEQDSLISMGSSLGIANGVYRSTHTIPVAIIGDSTFFHTGLPGLANAVYNKFPVLVIVLDNRSTAMTGQQGSPSTSIDIANVAKGLGVEYVEVGDPFSPDFAKVVARASEWVKRNQAPAVVVAKRACALEVIDRVKPAQVAVVNYDKCTGCTICYDYFTCPAILKRSDKKAVINPQDCIGCGACVPVCPFNAIKLEGEKPMGWDEAWTS from the coding sequence ATAGTTATGTTAGTTGTTAAGCCAAGTCTAATGTTAGGCAATGAGGCCATAGCTTACGGTGCTCTAGCGTCCGGCGTTGCGGTTGCGGCAGGTTACCCCGGAACTCCGTCGACCGAGATAATTGAGACCCTTATGAAGTTCAAGGACGTTTACACAGAATGGAGTTCCAATGAGAAGGTGGCCTTTGAGACAGGATTCGGGGCTGCAATTATGGGTGCCCGGGCCCTGGTCACCATGAAACACGTGGGAATGAACGTTGCCTCAGATTCGCTTATGTCGTCATCCTACACGGGAGTATCAGGGGCACTTGTGGTGGTCTCTGCAGGAGATCCAGGCATGTGGTCTTCGCAGAGCGAACAGGACACCAGGTATTATGGGCTTATGGGTATGATTCCAGTCCTTGAGCCCTTCAATCCCCAATCTGCTCATGACCTCACAGTTGAGGCATTTAACCTGAGCTCGGAGGTTGGTCATCCTGTCATTATTTCCACAAATACCAGGATTAGCCATGTTAGGTCACAGGTTAATGTAATTCCCAGGAGGGAACCGGTCTATGGGAAATTCCAGAAAAACCCTGGAAGATACTCCCTTGTACCTGAGGTCTCCAGAAGGGATAGGGAGGAACAACTTAACAGATGGGAGAAGATCAAGTCGCTTACCGCCCATCTGGTGGAGTCTCGCGGGGAAGGTAAGGTGGCTGTTGTTGGGGTAGGAATTTCATATTCTTACGCCTTAGAGGCCTTGAGGGAACTTAAGGCTGAGCAAGTTAAGGTAATAGGTGTATCCTGCTCTGTACCATTGCCTGAGAAGATTCTAGATTACCTTACTGACGTCGAGAAAGTCCTTGTGATTGAGGAGCTGGATCCTGTGGTGGAGAATCAGTTGAAATCCATGATACTTGACCAAGGACTTCACGTTAAGGTGGATGGAAAGAAACTTACGGGATACGCGGGAGAAATGTCCCTCGAAAGGGTATCAAGAGCCATAGCTAAATTCCTTGGTATTGAGGAGGAACCTCAACTGGACCAGATCCTAAAGGCCCCCGTAGATGTACCCAAGAGACCTCCCGCCATGTGTCCAGGTTGCCCGCATAGGTCAAGCTTCTTCTTCCTCAAGAAGGGGCTATCCCTGGGCGGGATCTCAAGCACCTTCTATTCTGGGGATATAGGTTGCTACTCATTGGGAGTACTCCCGCCTTTCAACGAGCAAGATAGCTTGATATCCATGGGAAGTAGTTTAGGAATAGCTAATGGAGTTTATAGGTCGACGCACACGATCCCCGTGGCAATCATAGGAGATTCAACGTTCTTCCATACAGGACTTCCAGGCCTCGCAAATGCCGTCTATAACAAGTTCCCAGTTCTCGTGATCGTGTTAGATAATCGCTCCACCGCCATGACAGGCCAACAGGGTAGCCCATCAACCAGTATTGATATAGCGAACGTAGCTAAGGGCCTAGGCGTTGAGTATGTGGAAGTTGGGGATCCCTTTAGTCCTGATTTTGCCAAGGTTGTAGCTAGGGCATCTGAATGGGTAAAGAGGAATCAGGCACCAGCTGTCGTGGTGGCGAAAAGGGCCTGTGCCCTCGAGGTCATAGATAGGGTAAAACCCGCACAGGTAGCCGTGGTGAATTACGATAAATGTACAGGCTGTACGATCTGCTATGATTACTTTACGTGTCCTGCAATCCTGAAAAGGAGTGACAAGAAGGCGGTAATTAATCCTCAGGATTGTATTGGGTGTGGCGCATGCGTTCCCGTGTGCCCCTTTAACGCTATCAAACTTGAGGGGGAGAAACCTATGGGGTGGGATGAGGCATGGACAAGCTAA